The nucleotide sequence ggtctctaATCCAAGCTACTGGGAAGATCCCGTTGTACAATCTGTCGTGGGATCAGTCTGTTGCCTTGATTAAGGAAAATTtttgtcctcaacatgaagttgagaagatcgagACTGACTTCCTAACATTGGTTATGAATAAtttggactgccaggcataccttaCAAGTTTTAAtaccatgtctcgattggttccttacttgGTGACACCGGAACCAAAAcggatagcccgtttcattgggggtttagccccggaGATCAAGGCTAGTGTAAAAGCATCTCGACCGACTACCTTTAGGTCTGTAGCTGATCTGTCACTATCTCTTACCTTTGATGCGGTCAGGCCAAGGTCGCTTAGGAATTCTGATGAGGGAAAGAGTAAGCGTGAGAATGATAACTCACATCGTTCAGACAAGAAGCACAATGGGAACTCTGATCACAAGAAGAGTTCAGGGTTCAAGAAAGAGGACCAACAGTCGGGTGTGAAGCCCAAATGCAAGACTTGCAAGAAGTGTCATCTGGGAAAGTTCAGGTATGAATCAAAGTCCCAATCACAGCctagggcttgtgggatctgtAAATCTTCTGAGCATAAGACATTGGATTGTAAAAAGATTAAGGATGCGacttgttacaattgtaacgagaaagggcatatcaagtCCAACTGCCCAAAGTACGCGAAGAAACCTGAAAAAGGCAAGAAGACCAATGCCcgggtcttccagatgaatgcTCAAGAAGCAATCCAGAATGAtaatgtgataacaggtacctttctcattaatgatgtttatgcaagggtattatttgattcgggtgcggataagtcgtttgttgatgataagttttgtaagttattaaatctgcctgtt is from Helianthus annuus cultivar XRQ/B chromosome 9, HanXRQr2.0-SUNRISE, whole genome shotgun sequence and encodes:
- the LOC118481786 gene encoding uncharacterized protein LOC118481786, coding for MSRLVPYLVTPEPKRIARFIGGLAPEIKASVKASRPTTFRSVADLSLSLTFDAVRPRSLRNSDEGKSKRENDNSHRSDKKHNGNSDHKKSSGFKKEDQQSGVKPKCKTCKKCHLGKFRYESKSQSQPRACGICKSSEHKTLDCKKIKDATCYNCNEKGHIKSNCPKYAKKPEKGKKTNARVFQMNAQEAIQNDNVITDIN